One Anaerobranca californiensis DSM 14826 genomic window, AGGGGGAAATAATGATGAATAATAGTGAAATTTTATTCTTGTATGATGCCAAGTTAACTAATCCTAACGGTGATCCCGATGAAGAAAACCGCCCTAGGATGGATTACGAAAGGGAAATTAATTTAGTTTCAGATTTAAGGTTAAAAAGGTATATCAGGGATTACTTAGCAGAAAAGGGTTATAAAATCTTTGTAAGTAAACTAGACGGTAAATCTGTACGGCCAGGAGAAATTATCAATAATTTAAAAGAAAATTTAGGTCAAAAGGATAAATTAACGGACGATGATTTACTAAATGCCTTTATCGATGTCCGCCTTTTCGGTGCAACTATGCCTGTAGAAAAGGATACTAGAACCTTTACTGGACCGGTACAGTTTAACTGGGGACAGTCATTAAATAAAGTAGAAATTATAGAAGCATCAATAACCTCCCACTTTTCAACTTCAGATAAAAACGAACAAGGGGCAATAGGGAAAGATTACAGGGTAAAATATTCCTTTATCGCCTTTTCTGGAGTGGTAAGTGGCAACAGGGGTAAATATACTAATTTAACGGAGGAAGATGTTTTAAAACTAGACGAAGCCTTTGTTAAAGCTATTCCACTACAAGCAACAAGGAGTAAAATTGGCCAATATCCCCGACTATACTTGAGGTTACAGTATAAGGATAGTGAAACTATCTTAGGTGATTTAAGATCCTTCGTAAAGTTAGATTGTATAGAAGATAGTCCAAGGGATATTACAGAGGTAACTTTAGATGTTA contains:
- the cas7b gene encoding type I-B CRISPR-associated protein Cas7/Csh2; amino-acid sequence: MNNSEILFLYDAKLTNPNGDPDEENRPRMDYEREINLVSDLRLKRYIRDYLAEKGYKIFVSKLDGKSVRPGEIINNLKENLGQKDKLTDDDLLNAFIDVRLFGATMPVEKDTRTFTGPVQFNWGQSLNKVEIIEASITSHFSTSDKNEQGAIGKDYRVKYSFIAFSGVVSGNRGKYTNLTEEDVLKLDEAFVKAIPLQATRSKIGQYPRLYLRLQYKDSETILGDLRSFVKLDCIEDSPRDITEVTLDVTNLQRFLQDNKEKIEKVRYYVHPQLVMKINGEQVGINNLLGDLSFEEVR